The following proteins come from a genomic window of Leopardus geoffroyi isolate Oge1 chromosome A3, O.geoffroyi_Oge1_pat1.0, whole genome shotgun sequence:
- the MAVS gene encoding mitochondrial antiviral-signaling protein isoform X1: protein MMAEILSLLLPTALPEGGSSALCHFRTWTAMTFAEDKTYEYIRHHYSNFGHIHVLEILPYLSCLTISDQDRLRAYYQLWGNQGTLWELFNSLRRRTGWVESFIKALRICELAGLADEVASVYQSNLPGVPKNCPPAPLEPQLAPAEVPGPSTPAVAPSAPHNGYREEEPSFPMPVQDTEPPGSLGESSKKVPQTPSSGTVLRRPAGPLEPSSDMAALSPLTSSGRQEQDTEPGSAHIAGMASSLTSPRGPVSPSVSFQPLTRSIPRASRLPGPSVSAPPTGISSSSPGLASSGGAGDHGEATICPGAGVLASSLTTSMAPSKVPTNSAFDRMMPSKLPASSKPSGTMSTNVLTSLPPSKLPINSTRAGTVAPKVPTGLVPDHRMSTSTAPSKVPANTVPPVRSSISSGETPPVAPEPTGTSTRDSLPEPDHNSATWGSELELSKPGRLVSHMDSEPFSGCSADLALSCSKSLGAGPDNAPEENEYQSVDSIRIQVAQDPSIDLVESSPGPPAAPQPSVKDKFVPARFYAPWLGAAAAGALFAMLLAVLYRRRL from the exons ATGATGGCAGAGATCTTATCCCTCTTACTCCCTACAGCTCTCCCTGAGGGGGGAAGCAG TGCCCTCTGTCACTTCAGAACCTGGACAGCGATGACGTTTGCTGAGGACAAGACTTACGAGTATATCCGCCACCATTACAGCAATTTTGGTCATATTCATGTTCTGGAGATTCTGCCTTATCTGTCCTGCCTCACAATAAGTGACCAG GACCGACTGCGGGCCTACTACCAGCTCTGGGGGAACCAGGGCACCCTCTGGGAGCTCTTCAACAGCCTTCGGCGGCGGACTGGCTGGGTGGAATCCTTCATCAAGGCCCTGAGGATCTGTGAGCTGGCTGGTCTTGCTGACGAAGTGGCCTCTGTCTACCAGAGCAACCTGCCCG GGGTCCCGAAGAactgccccccagccccactggAGCCACAGTTAGCTCCTGCTGAGGTTCCAGGGCCCTCCACACCTGCCGTGGCCCCCAGCGCCCCCCACAACGGCTACAGAGAGGAGGAGCCAAGTTTCCCCATGCCTGTCCAggacactgagccaccagggtccCTAGGAGAG AGTTCAAAGAAAGTCCCACAGACACCCAGTTCTGGGACTGTCCTGAGGAGGCCAGCTGGCCCCCTGGAGCCCTCCTCTGACATGGCAGCCCTCAGCCCTCTGACCTCCAGTGGGCGTCAGGAGCAGGACACAGAACCAGGCAGTGCCCACATAGCAG GCATGGCCTCCAGCCTCACATCACCCCGTGggcctgtgtctccatctgtctccttCCAGCCACTGACCCGTTCCATCCCCAGGGCAAGCCGCTTGCCAGGACCCTCAGTATCAGCTCCGCCTACTGgcatctcctcctcttcccctggcTTGGCCTCTTCAGGGGGTGCTGGTGACCATGGTGAGGCTACCAtctgccctggggctggggtgTTGGCCAGCTCATTGACCACCAGCATGGCACCCTCCAAAGTGCCTACCAACTCAGCATTTGATAGAATGATGCCTTCCAAGTTGCCTGCCAGCTCGAAACCCTCCGGTACAATGTCTACTAACGTGCTCACTAGTCTACCGCCATCCAAACTGCCTATCAACTCCACACGTGCTGGCACAGTGGCACCCAAGGTGCCTACTGGCTTGGTGCCTGACCACAGGATGTCCACAAGCACAGCGCCCAGCAAGGTGCCTGCCAACACAGTGCCCCCCGTCAGGAGCAGCATATCCTCAGGG gaGACTCCTCCAGTGGCTCCAGAGCCCACAGGCACCTCCACCAGAGACAGCTTGCCCGAGCCAGACCACAACTCTGCCACCTGGGGCTCCGAGTTGGAGCTGAGCAAGCCTGGCCGGCTGGTCTCCCACATGGACAGTGAGCCGTTCTCAGGCTGCTCTGCGGACCTGGCCCTCAGCTGCAGCAAGTCCTTGGGCGCAGGGCCTGACAACGCCCCAGAGGAGAATGAGTACCAGTCAGTGGATTCCATTAGGATCCAAGTGGCCCAGGATCCCAGCATTGACCTGGTAGAGAGTAGTCCCGGGCCTCCTGCTGCCCCACAGCCCTCAGTCAAGGACAAGTTTGTCCCGGCCAGATTCTATGCTCCATGGCTTGGGGCAGCTGCAGCTGGGGCTCTCTTCGCCATGCTCTTGGCTGTGCTGTATAGGCGGCGCCTGTGA
- the MAVS gene encoding mitochondrial antiviral-signaling protein isoform X2, with the protein MTFAEDKTYEYIRHHYSNFGHIHVLEILPYLSCLTISDQDRLRAYYQLWGNQGTLWELFNSLRRRTGWVESFIKALRICELAGLADEVASVYQSNLPGVPKNCPPAPLEPQLAPAEVPGPSTPAVAPSAPHNGYREEEPSFPMPVQDTEPPGSLGESSKKVPQTPSSGTVLRRPAGPLEPSSDMAALSPLTSSGRQEQDTEPGSAHIAGMASSLTSPRGPVSPSVSFQPLTRSIPRASRLPGPSVSAPPTGISSSSPGLASSGGAGDHGEATICPGAGVLASSLTTSMAPSKVPTNSAFDRMMPSKLPASSKPSGTMSTNVLTSLPPSKLPINSTRAGTVAPKVPTGLVPDHRMSTSTAPSKVPANTVPPVRSSISSGETPPVAPEPTGTSTRDSLPEPDHNSATWGSELELSKPGRLVSHMDSEPFSGCSADLALSCSKSLGAGPDNAPEENEYQSVDSIRIQVAQDPSIDLVESSPGPPAAPQPSVKDKFVPARFYAPWLGAAAAGALFAMLLAVLYRRRL; encoded by the exons ATGACGTTTGCTGAGGACAAGACTTACGAGTATATCCGCCACCATTACAGCAATTTTGGTCATATTCATGTTCTGGAGATTCTGCCTTATCTGTCCTGCCTCACAATAAGTGACCAG GACCGACTGCGGGCCTACTACCAGCTCTGGGGGAACCAGGGCACCCTCTGGGAGCTCTTCAACAGCCTTCGGCGGCGGACTGGCTGGGTGGAATCCTTCATCAAGGCCCTGAGGATCTGTGAGCTGGCTGGTCTTGCTGACGAAGTGGCCTCTGTCTACCAGAGCAACCTGCCCG GGGTCCCGAAGAactgccccccagccccactggAGCCACAGTTAGCTCCTGCTGAGGTTCCAGGGCCCTCCACACCTGCCGTGGCCCCCAGCGCCCCCCACAACGGCTACAGAGAGGAGGAGCCAAGTTTCCCCATGCCTGTCCAggacactgagccaccagggtccCTAGGAGAG AGTTCAAAGAAAGTCCCACAGACACCCAGTTCTGGGACTGTCCTGAGGAGGCCAGCTGGCCCCCTGGAGCCCTCCTCTGACATGGCAGCCCTCAGCCCTCTGACCTCCAGTGGGCGTCAGGAGCAGGACACAGAACCAGGCAGTGCCCACATAGCAG GCATGGCCTCCAGCCTCACATCACCCCGTGggcctgtgtctccatctgtctccttCCAGCCACTGACCCGTTCCATCCCCAGGGCAAGCCGCTTGCCAGGACCCTCAGTATCAGCTCCGCCTACTGgcatctcctcctcttcccctggcTTGGCCTCTTCAGGGGGTGCTGGTGACCATGGTGAGGCTACCAtctgccctggggctggggtgTTGGCCAGCTCATTGACCACCAGCATGGCACCCTCCAAAGTGCCTACCAACTCAGCATTTGATAGAATGATGCCTTCCAAGTTGCCTGCCAGCTCGAAACCCTCCGGTACAATGTCTACTAACGTGCTCACTAGTCTACCGCCATCCAAACTGCCTATCAACTCCACACGTGCTGGCACAGTGGCACCCAAGGTGCCTACTGGCTTGGTGCCTGACCACAGGATGTCCACAAGCACAGCGCCCAGCAAGGTGCCTGCCAACACAGTGCCCCCCGTCAGGAGCAGCATATCCTCAGGG gaGACTCCTCCAGTGGCTCCAGAGCCCACAGGCACCTCCACCAGAGACAGCTTGCCCGAGCCAGACCACAACTCTGCCACCTGGGGCTCCGAGTTGGAGCTGAGCAAGCCTGGCCGGCTGGTCTCCCACATGGACAGTGAGCCGTTCTCAGGCTGCTCTGCGGACCTGGCCCTCAGCTGCAGCAAGTCCTTGGGCGCAGGGCCTGACAACGCCCCAGAGGAGAATGAGTACCAGTCAGTGGATTCCATTAGGATCCAAGTGGCCCAGGATCCCAGCATTGACCTGGTAGAGAGTAGTCCCGGGCCTCCTGCTGCCCCACAGCCCTCAGTCAAGGACAAGTTTGTCCCGGCCAGATTCTATGCTCCATGGCTTGGGGCAGCTGCAGCTGGGGCTCTCTTCGCCATGCTCTTGGCTGTGCTGTATAGGCGGCGCCTGTGA